GAAGTACATCTTGACTATATTTTGACATGATTATCCACCCATTTCAAAATTTCAGTTTCTTGGTTGCTAACTTTATCTGTAACAATAGCGATTTCAATTTGCCTTAACACATCTTTTAACCATGGACCACTCTTTTTATTTAAATGTGACATTATTACACCACCATTTACACTCATTTCTTTTCTACTGTTCATAGGTAATTGATGGTTAATTTCATTAATTGTTTGATGGTTAACGATTAATGGTTGATGACCTTGAATGTCATTTTCCATTAAAATTTCCGACGCGCTTAATACATTTTCAATTAACTTTATATCATAATCATATACAAACATTTTCAGTTGTTCTTTCATTACAATATTTGGTAATGTCATGATAATTTGTTTATATTGCTGAATTTCTCTTAATTGGCGATTGCTAAGTTTTAAAGGCTTAACAGACATGTTTTTATCGAACTTCACTGAAACAATAGCAATAAATAGTTCTAAGTCAATTGGTTCATTAATATTAATTTTATTCATTTCTAAATGGTCAAAATAAGGTATATAGTTAAAGGCTTTTAATGTTTTCAAATGTTTAAAGCTTTGTGCGACATTTATTCCTCTTATTAATTTTGTAAGTTCAATTACAATTCGCTCAATTGATAAAAACTTAATATCTGCCATTTGTATACGCATAGCTTCAAACGTATCATCTGCAATTTCAAATGACAGTTGTGATTGAAACCTTAAGCAACGAATCATGCGTAAGGCATCTTCTTGAAATCGCTCTTCAGGCAAACCAACTGTTCGAATTATGCGATTATCAATATCCTGTTGCCCACCAAAGTAGTCATATAATTTATACTCAGTATCCATCGCTATCGCATTCATCGTAAAATCACGGCGTTGCAAATCTTCATATAAATCTCGAACAAATGTAACACCACTCGGTCTACGATGATCAAGATAATCATCTTCAGCTCTAAATGTTGTCACTTCATAATTTTCATGATTATAAACGACATTAATTGTTCCATGCTCTTTCCCCACTGGAATCGTATGACTGAATATCGACTCTATTTCATCGGGCGTAGCACTCGTCGTGATATCTATGTCATGAATGTCTCTTCCCATGACATAATCTCTCACTGAACCACCTACATAATATGCTTCAAAGCCATTTTCTTGAATATGCTCTAATATAGGTTTTGCTAGTTCAAATAGTGATTTATCCATTTTATTACTCGCCTTCATTTTTACTTTTATCATTGAGCATCTTTTTATAATAATACTCATATTGGTCTGTAATGAGTTCCGAACCAAAGCGTTCAGCAATATCTTCAAGCATATTTTTTTGAAGTTTATTGTATAATGCTTTATCTTGAAGTAATTGTATAGCATATTCACTCGCAGCTTCACTGTCGCCTACATCGACGACAAAACCAGTTTCGCCGTGTTTAATGACCTCTTTGATACCACCTGCATTTGAACCAATTGGTACTACTCCCGTCTTCATTGCCTCAAGTAATGTTAGACCAAAACTTTCCTTTTCACTCAACAGTAATACTAAATCAGATAATTGATAAAATTCACTTACACAATCTTGTTTTCCTAAAAATAAAACATCATCTTCTACATTTAATTCTTTAGTTTTTTGACGCATAGGCACTAATTCAGGACCATCTCCTAGTAAAATCAACTTACTTGGTATTTTGGCACGTACTTTTGCGAAAGTTTCTATAATAGTATCAATTCGTTTTACTTGTCTAAAATTCGAAACATGAATTAACACTTTTTCGTCTGGTGAAATACCAAATTGTGATTTTAATGATTCATTATGCTTAGTCGGAAACTCATTTTCACGTACAAAATTATAAATCGGTATGATTTCTTTATTTGTTTCTATAATATCATGTGTTTCTTCTGCTAAAGATTTACTTACACTTGTCACGACATCACTTTTTTCTATCCCGAATTTAATAGCACCTTGCAGTGAATGATCATACCCTAATACTGTAATATCAGTCCCGTGTAATGTAGTCATGATTTTAATATCTTTCCCTGACATCTCACGTGCTAATATGCCACATATAGCATGCGGAACAGCATAGTGCATATGTAATAAATCAAGGTCATATTCTTTAATGACTTCAGCTATTTTGGTACTCAGTGTTATATCATATGGTGGATATTGAAATACTGCATATTGATTCACTTCTACTTGATGGAAAATCATATTTGGTAATGGTTTTCTAATTCTAAACGGAATATTTGAGGTTATAAAATGTACTTCATG
This is a stretch of genomic DNA from Staphylococcus roterodami. It encodes these proteins:
- the bshA gene encoding N-acetyl-alpha-D-glucosaminyl L-malate synthase BshA; protein product: MKIGITCYPSMGGSGIIATELGIKLAERGHEVHFITSNIPFRIRKPLPNMIFHQVEVNQYAVFQYPPYDITLSTKIAEVIKEYDLDLLHMHYAVPHAICGILAREMSGKDIKIMTTLHGTDITVLGYDHSLQGAIKFGIEKSDVVTSVSKSLAEETHDIIETNKEIIPIYNFVRENEFPTKHNESLKSQFGISPDEKVLIHVSNFRQVKRIDTIIETFAKVRAKIPSKLILLGDGPELVPMRQKTKELNVEDDVLFLGKQDCVSEFYQLSDLVLLLSEKESFGLTLLEAMKTGVVPIGSNAGGIKEVIKHGETGFVVDVGDSEAASEYAIQLLQDKALYNKLQKNMLEDIAERFGSELITDQYEYYYKKMLNDKSKNEGE
- a CDS encoding CCA tRNA nucleotidyltransferase, translating into MDKSLFELAKPILEHIQENGFEAYYVGGSVRDYVMGRDIHDIDITTSATPDEIESIFSHTIPVGKEHGTINVVYNHENYEVTTFRAEDDYLDHRRPSGVTFVRDLYEDLQRRDFTMNAIAMDTEYKLYDYFGGQQDIDNRIIRTVGLPEERFQEDALRMIRCLRFQSQLSFEIADDTFEAMRIQMADIKFLSIERIVIELTKLIRGINVAQSFKHLKTLKAFNYIPYFDHLEMNKININEPIDLELFIAIVSVKFDKNMSVKPLKLSNRQLREIQQYKQIIMTLPNIVMKEQLKMFVYDYDIKLIENVLSASEILMENDIQGHQPLIVNHQTINEINHQLPMNSRKEMSVNGGVIMSHLNKKSGPWLKDVLRQIEIAIVTDKVSNQETEILKWVDNHVKI